Below is a genomic region from Paenibacillus rhizovicinus.
GCTCTCCGCAGTATCATGGAGCCGGCGAAACACGCTGCAGAAGATCTCCGTCGCCAGCGTGTCATCCTCGATATCCGCCAACTGCGTGCCCGGTTCGGCGCTTTGCATAACAGCGGCGCCGAGCTCCTCGTCGGCATCGATGACCGCTACTGCTCCGCGTCCGGCATAGGCCCGCAGAACATTCATCTCTTTGGTCAGCTCCTCCTTATTCATGGAGCATTTCAGCACGACCGGGCTCCCGTCGGCCTGTCTCGCTCGGAGGACATAATTCCAGCTCAGGTCGGAAAACGGCGCTTCAATGACAAGGCCGAAACGGCTTGCGCAGCTGTCCGTCAGCCGAGGCAAACCCGCCGTCCACGACACGCCTTCCTCGCCGCGAAGTTCGCGCATTCTTGCTATAAACGGGCTAGGGACCATAGCCATCTCTGCACAGCCTCCTCGTTTTCCTTAAGATGTCCTTACCATATCAAACCTTCGATCCCCCCACAACATCAATATAGACAGCCGCTCTACTGGACGGAGAATATGCCTGTTTGGTACTTCTTCGTAAATACCATCCCCGCATCCGTCCATAGCGCGGCATCGATGCTGTCATGGACCAATCGTACGTTTCGGCCTGCCGCATCGATCTTGTACAAGCCCAGGTCGTAGCCATCGGACAGATAATACACGCCGGTCGTGCCGAGATAATACGAACGAACGGGGCGATCGCTGAGCTTGACCGCCGCCGCCTTCGCGAGATCGTAACGATACACGGTCCCTTGCATGATATTGTCTCCGGAATTCGCGTTAACGGTGTAATAAATGCCGTTCTTATCGAATCGGATATTCGTCGCTTTCTGCGCGATCAGGGTCTTGGTGCCGCTGCCGTCCAGACCGGCGGTTTGTACATAGCCCGTAACGGAGTCGAGATAATAAACGCGATTGTTCACCAGCCAGAAATCGTATGCGGCCGTCGTCAGCTTGACCTGCGTTCCTTTAGCCAAATCGAGTTTATATACGGCGCTTACGTCTTTGGGATCGCTGTCCTTGTAGCCTAACGTATACAGGTAACCATCTTGGATATACATCTTCTCGCTCGCTCCGAAACCGAGGCCGGCATCGGATAACGACCGAGTAATGCCGTACGAGAATCCCTCTTCCCCGAACGCCTCGGATTTGCCCGTCTTCAGATCGGTCCGGCTTAAATTATCGGCGAAGCCGCCTAGCGGAGAGAAATCGGTATTGTAGAGATACTGGCCCGATTTCGCATAGCCGATGAAGCTCCTCCCGTCGGCGACTTTCAGCGCCGCGGCGCCTTGAACCGCCTTGTACAACGTTTCGCTCCCCATCGTGAGGTCGCCGCTATGCAAATTGAGATATAAATCGTTATCGATCTTGCGAATATCGGATACCCATCCGTTCTCCGGCTTCCATTCGTCGATGGAGGTGACCTTCTTGACTGTTCGGCTGTCGAGATCAAGGGCATCCAACTCGGTTTTGTCGTTGACTACGGAAATATAATAAAGCTTGTGATCGATGACCTTCGCGGCATCGAATCTGGGATTTCCCTGCAGCTTGACCTGCGTCTCCTGCTGCCCGTCCGTCTTACGGAACAGAGACTGTATCTCGCTGTTTCCTTTAAAGCTGCGTTTAAAATAATAGACGGCGCTGCCGTACTTAGTCAGCGGGTACACGACGTTCTCGTACTCGACCCTCG
It encodes:
- a CDS encoding stalk domain-containing protein; the protein is MRKTAGLMLACALCVSGTISAHAADIGKKKSLNEVFDQMVIAAYGQNKMFTNGEKGDFSEGFDLVQHDGHLFVPIRMMATLATRAGQYHGNWDAVWQSQAPNDVLLYNTNLHKTVKLTVDSKTMLINNKPQTMDVAPQKINGSIVLPLRSASEALDKKIDWLDGLILIGDENVDLQSAETLAVKDKVKAELTDKRTRVEYENVVYPLTKYGSAVYYFKRSFKGNSEIQSLFRKTDGQQETQVKLQGNPRFDAAKVIDHKLYYISVVNDKTELDALDLDSRTVKKVTSIDEWKPENGWVSDIRKIDNDLYLNLHSGDLTMGSETLYKAVQGAAALKVADGRSFIGYAKSGQYLYNTDFSPLGGFADNLSRTDLKTGKSEAFGEEGFSYGITRSLSDAGLGFGASEKMYIQDGYLYTLGYKDSDPKDVSAVYKLDLAKGTQVKLTTAAYDFWLVNNRVYYLDSVTGYVQTAGLDGSGTKTLIAQKATNIRFDKNGIYYTVNANSGDNIMQGTVYRYDLAKAAAVKLSDRPVRSYYLGTTGVYYLSDGYDLGLYKIDAAGRNVRLVHDSIDAALWTDAGMVFTKKYQTGIFSVQ